The region GCTTCAATACGTTCACCCACTTCAACGATGTTGACATCGTTTTGAGCAGAAACACTCAGCGTAATCGCGCTTTCGCCGTTGTAACGTTTTAAATCAGAGGGAATATCAACAGGCTCTAAGTGCAATCTTGCTACGTCTTTAATTTTAATTGACGCATTGCGCCCCGGTAATACGAACGAAATATTCTCGATTTCAGTGATTTTATCGGTCGCGGCAGAAACCGGAATACGAATTTGCTTATCCCCAATGTATAAACGGCCGCCAGCAAAGGGTTTTAGGTTACTTGCCAAAATCTGTTCAATATCGGGGAACGAAAGGCCAAGCCCAGCAATTTGGTATGGGTCGATCTCGGCGACAATTTGCTCCTCCAAAATGCCGCTGACCGCGACCTTGGCAACACCATCCACCGTCAGCAACTCACGGCGAATAATGCGTGAAAACTCGCGCATTTGATAAGCCGAAAAATCAGGTGCGGTTAACGCATAATAAAGGCCAAAAACATCACCAAAATCGTCAATCACCAATGGCTGGCTAGCGCCCAATGGCAGGTCTGCGCGTACATCGCGTAAACGCTTTCTCAACTCATCCCATATTTGCGGTAGTAACGGCCCATCAAGGTTTGATTTTACCTCCATGGTAATGCGTGAAAAGCCCGGTTTGCTCTCTGATTCAACACGTTTTAGCTGCCACATTTGTTGCAGTGCTATTTCAAGCTGTTCGGTGACTTCTTTTTCTACTTTTTCAGCACTTGCGCCTGGGTAGTAGGTCATGATCACGGCTTGTTTGATGGTAAATGCAGGATCTTCTAATCGACCTATGTTACCTAACGCAATAACACCACCAACTAAAAAACACAGCGTGATCAACCACACATTTATTGGTCTTGTAAGTGCATAACGAGCGATATCCATATTAGAAATCCGCCTGATATTCTTTAACTTTCAACGCTTCTCGCATTTGCTGAACTGCGGCAGAAACCACTTTGTTGCCCGATGTTAAGCCGCTGGCAATTATGGCGTACTCACCTTTAATTGCAGTAATATCTACAGAAGCTTTGTTCACTGTGCTGGTATCAGCGTCAAACAGCCACACGTAAAAGCCTTTGTCTTTACTACCGGTTAACGCATTCAGCGGCACTAATAACGCCTCTTGCACTTGATCGTTATTGGTAATTTTTACCGTCGCACGTGAACCCGGGTAAAACAGCTCTGTCACTTCTCCGTCAATCGCAAAGGTAATTTTGTATGTTTGAGCAACCGGATCTGGCGTTGTTTCGTGCTCGACATAATGAATATCAAAAATCTGTTGCTCGTGACCGATCACTGAAGCCGTCGCTTTAATTTGACGATTGCCCGCATTGGCGGTCATTACACGCTCTGGTACTTCAAATGAAAAGTACAGCTCAGATCTGTCTTGAATATTGGCGACCGTATCACCTGCGCGCACGTAACTGTTGTTTTCAATTAAACGCGTACCGATCACCGCATCAAACGGTGCGCGAATCGTACAGTAACTTAAATCTTGTTCAGCATCTTCGAGCGCAATTTTAGTGAGGGTGAATAGCGACTGAGCATCATCTAGTTCACGCTGCGATGCGACATTTTTAGCGTGAACTTCTTTAATTCTGCGCAGTGAACGAGCGGCGTCTTGATGGCGAGTACGGCTTTCTTCAACCTTGCGGCGAAACGGTGCAGGATCAATTTTCGCTAGTACCTCACCTTTTTTGACCACACTGCCTTCAACCAGCTGCTCTTCGATCAAACGCCCTGATACTTCAAATTTCACATCAACGTCTTTCACTGCCGACACTAACGCCGGAAATTCGTAGACTTCATTGACATTCGTTGCCTTTACCTCAGTTAGCTGTACAACTAAAGGCGGCTTTTCTTTTACCTCTACAACTTGTTCTGAGCACGCTTGTAACAGTAGCGCTGTCATAATTATCAATAGTCGAAACACCATAACTCCTAGATTTGTCAGCCTCTTAGGCGAGAAATTTCTCAATATCAACGGAGATTAGTATCACCGGCAATATAGGGATAAAGCACTATATAAACTGTTGGTTTACATATTTTGGCGAATACTAGCACAAGTTTACAGTTTGTCACAATGTGTATACTTGTATTGTGAATTCAATCACAACACATTATCATTGTTTTTAACTAGCCATTGAGTCGGTATTAAATCGTGCCTAAATCAACTTCAAAAATTGTCAATGCTGCCAGAGAATGCTTTTTTCAACATGGCTATAATGCGAGCAACGTCTCTTTGATTGCGCGTTATGCAGATATTTCACGTGCCACGATTTATAAGACCTTTAGCTCGAAGGAGGCCCTGTTTCAGGCAATGGTGAAAAGCCAATTTGCAGAATATGAGATTGCGGTTTCAACCTATGCCGCATCTAAGCAAGACTTTTGGCAAGATACAGAGCAACTGTTCGTCAATCGTTGCCAAGGCATGTTTGACGATATCCCCAGCCAACTGATCAGAACCGAACTTGTTCACGCAGGCCACACCTTGTGCCAGGACCTGATCGACAGCGAACAAGAAGAAATGCAATCGGCAATTGTTAAAAGGTTAGAGGCTGAGATTGCCGCTGGTAGGCTCACACTAGCACGTATTAATATGACCCCTGCACAATTTGCCAATGCCATGCAATCAATGCCTATTGGTATCTTCTTTTCTAGCAGTGAAGCCGATGATTTAGGTACGTTAAAACAAGTGTTAACCATTTTTAGCGTAAGCACTCGTGTTGATAACGAAAGTACGGAATAGCCTTAAACGCTAATTAAACCTAAACAAAGCTCTAAACCTCGTATCAAACTGGGTTTATTCATTTTAGCCAGTAGCGAGTGGCTGCTCTTGAACTAGCAGTAATCAACAGTTAGCCTCCTATTTCAACCTTCAAATCACCATTACCTAAAGTTATAAAAGCACAAATAAATAGAATGCCTGCGCGAATATTTCGCACGATATACTGCTAAAATCACCATAACAACAAGCACAATAGGCACTTCTCATGAATATTTTTGGCTCATCGCTGCCAAAGCTTTCCACCACCGCAGTTTTATTTGCAACACTTGCACCTTCATTTGCCAGCAATGCGGCAACACATTTTGAGGCAGCAGTCGCAGATGAAAACAATCGTCCAATTAAGGATGTTGAAATCACTGTTAACGGTAAGAAAGTTAGCTCAAGCAAAAACGGGAAATTTAAACTGGCCCTACCTGAACAAGATTACTACCAAGTTGAGTTTTCAAAAGCGAACTATTACTCAAGAGTTCACACCTATAGCCATGAAGAACTAGCAAATTTGAACACTGCTGAGCCTTTTCAGCTGATAAAGAAAAAAGCGGGTCGTGTGATGTTCGCCTTTGGTGGCGATGTGATGATGGGACGCCGCTACTACAAGCCTTATTTTGACGATCCGGTTTTGATCAAACCAGACTCGATTTTACAAGACAGTAAAGCGCTTGTTGAACATGTAAAACCTTACATGAGTGTCGCTGATGTGGCGGCCGTTAACTTGGAAACACAATTATCTGCGCACGAACCTAGCCAGCGCATGAATAAATCCGTCACTTTCTACTCTGCGCCAGAAACGATTGAGGCTTTACAGTGGGCAGGTGTCGATTACGTCACACTGGGCAATAATCACACCTACGATTATATGGATGAGGGGTTAATTTCTACGTTGAACGCACTAGACAAAGCTGAGCTACCTTATTCTGGTGCGGGTTACAATGAAGCTCAAGCATTGAAACCACACCAAATGAAAGTCAATGGCCAAGCGCTTGGCTTATTAGGCTATGTCGGCTGGCACGGCAGTAAAAAGCCCACACAAACGGCAGATGCCAACCAAGGTGGCGCAGCATTTGGCAATATGAAAAACATTACCGAATCGGTAAGTAACGCTAAACAACAAGGGATGCTCCCTATTGTGCAATACCACGGCGGTTTAGAATACGTTAAAGAGCCAACCGGAGTCACTGAGCAGCGCTTAAAAAGTGCAGTCAATGAAGGTGCCGCTTTGATCGTTGCTCACCACCCCCACGTAACGCAAGGTATTGAATTATACCAAGGCAAGCTCATCGCCTACTCGATGGGTAATTTTATTTTCGACCAAAACTTTAGTGCCACGCAACATAGCTATATCCTTTATGTATGGCTAGATGACGGTGAATTTAGCCGCGCAGAGCTGGTGCCGATTTACGTGCGCGACTACAAGCCCACACCCGCGATGGACAACGAGCGAAACCGTGCCCTCACTCGAATTGCCACGCTGTCAGCTAAGCGAAATACGCATATTATTGACCATCACGGCCATGGCGTGATTTACGCATCAAATACAGCGAAAGATAACTCACAACAAAAATACACGGTTGATTTCAGTCAACAAACAACCGCTGCTATTCCATACAAAACTTGGTCAGAAAACATTTCAACGGTAAAACTACCCGATGCCAGCCTTTACTACCGCCTTGGCAATAACTTAGTAAACGGCAGCGATTTTGAACAATTCAAATGGTTCGACTCGCCAGAGCGCAATTTCAAACTGCCGGACAATTGGCAGCTGGTACCTAATGGCCATCAAAGTGATCAGGCAATGCAAATAACCGTCGATAATAAATCGTCAAGCCTATTTGGCATGAAGCATTTTCGCCGTGTATACACAGCTGATAATCCAATGACGATGTCTGTGCAAGCAAAAACCGATAAACCCGTCAAAGTTAATGTGTATTGGCAAGGTCGCCGAAGTGGTCAAAAACTGTTAGATGCCTATGCCACCAGCCCTAAACAATTTATCCAATCGTTTGAGCTTACTAAAAGCCTTGATTGGCAAGCGCTTGAAGTTGAATTTGACTCACCGCGTATACGCTATCGCAGCTACCGTGTACTGGTTGAATTTGAAAATATGGGCAACGATGATGCTAATGTTTTACTCGATAACTTTGCGTTAGTTGAGTGGCATACCGCGTTCCAACAAAACGTTAAACCATTTACGCTCGATGAAGATGGCCAAATGGCAGACTATATCGGTGTCAGTAAAACTGTTGGCAAAGCAGTAAGAATTAACAGCCACTAACGGCTGATACTTATCAGAGAAATACAAAACCTAACAAGCTTACTTTGTGGATTTTGCTAAGTAAGCTTTTTATTTTCCAATGTATGTAATTTTCCTCACAGCATACTAACGTATTTCATAATCCAAAACCGTAAAGGCTCCTTGTCTACACATTAAAGTTTGTTGGTTACCCTAGAAGCTTCAAGCTCAACATCATAACTGTATATTTATACAGGAATCAAAGTTCTAAGTAGATTTCAGGATCGTGGACATTTTGTCCAACTTTATCCTTGATTCATATAGAACTTAACCAAAACAGTTGAAGTATTATAAACTTAGCGTATTGTTGGAAATCATTAAGAATATTATTGGACAAAATGTCGGGAGAAAACTGGACATTTTGTCACATAATAAATTGTTAGGTTCACCCAAATTATCCAGCCGTGGTGCTAAGGACATATATGAATAACATTCATCTTTTTGCAGCCTTTTTCATCATTTATTTTTTATCTGGCTGTGCTGTCGGCTATGAACCTTGGGCAGAATTTCAAGACAAATTAATTGGGAAAAAAGCTTGGCGGATGGAGCCCCATAGGTTTGAGAATGCAGGTGAGCTTATTCGTGCTGATTATTTAGTAGCAGGAGAAGGCTTTACTCACACCTCAGTCAATGAAAACGGTGACATTATTCAACATTGGTTTGATGCTGAGGTTCTCCCAAACTTTTACAACAAAAATGAGATGCGTGGACACAAAGAATGGATCGGAAAATGTAAATTTTACCTAGTAGTAGATCCCGAAACATACGTAATAAAAAGCTGGGGCCATGATGAAGGCGGTAATCCACAAAGTTGTAGGCATTGGCCTTAGAGGTTATGAACCTAACAAGGCCATTATGGCAGGGACGCAAAACGCTTGGCTTGCGCTCCTTCGTCGCTGATTTTAGCCAAGCATTTGTGCGCCCCATATGGCGGCGTTATGTACCACCACAATTTCAAGGATGAAGGTTAATCAAATCAAGCGCCCTATTCTAAATTTAATCGCACGTTCATGTGTTTTTCGCCGATTGTAATTAGCTTTATTTTCTAGAACAATTGGCGGCTCAAAATTCGGATTTAGTGTGTTGTGGTGGCGAGTTGCTGGCAGGTTAGGTACGTATACTTTCTAGGTTTAGCTGTTAATCTAACTTTCGGTAAAGTAAGAAAAATTACATAACAAAACAATCAAACGGACGCGTAACGCTTGGCTCGCGCTCGTTCCTCGCTTAGTTTAGCCAAGCATTACTTGCCGCTTATTGCGGCGTTAGGCTTTTATGGAGCATATGAGTAAATTCAGCATAAAATCCAACATTTGCCCTGATTCTTCCGAAATAACATACACCACTTTCTATGATGGTAAAAAATGCCAACATCAAGAAGTTACAGGAAAAATTGCAAAGAGAAGATTAGCTTTGGAGTACATAGTTAGAGACTTGTCTTCTTGTTTTGAATATCTACATTTACTCAAAAGCTGCCAAGAATCAGAAATAGCAAAACCTATATATGATGCCTTTGTTATTAAATATGGAAAGTGTTTTGCTTCAGGCAATGAACGTGGGCTGTCTTTAAAACCCAAAAATTATTTTCAAAATGAATCTATGTTTTATAAGACTCACCTAAACATTATAAAAACCAGAAACAAATATGTAGCTCATTCGGATAGTAGTGTTTATGAGCAAGGAGAGGTTTATTTAGCGACTAATGGCAGCGAGTCAAAGGTTTTTATTCCTGTAATCAACTACTCTCACCCAACAGATAAATCACTTGATCGGGAAATAGAGCTTTGCAAGCACTTAACTTCAAAAGTTGTGCTTGAGATTCAAAAACTTGATAGTAAGATCAAAGCCTAACAAGCGCATTAACAGGGACAAAAAACTGTTGGCTTTTGCTCCTTCGTCGCTGATTATAGCCAACAATTTTTTGCCCGTTATGCGGGCGTTATGCACACCCACAAAATCAGAATTAAATAATCTGCTAGGGCAGCTTTTTCATTTAAGATCGAGTGTGGTTCATTCTTTGGTGTTGCAGCTTTCAGTTTCCAGCAAAGTAAAATTGTGTAGGCCAAATAAGTTTTTCGCCAATCTAATCTTGTAGTTACCGCTCAATCAGGTATGGTTGCTTTCGAGTATTTAGTTTGCAGGTAAATTATGTTTCCCTGCGGTTTACGGTGCAAATTCTGACAAGGGTTCCAATCAGATTAGGGCTTATCGCTAATTCTAATTTTGGTGTGTGGCTCAAAAGGCAAGTGTTGAGTGTTGTGGGCGTGTGGGTTGTTGTATCTTCCGCCTCTTCTACAAGCATTGGCTGTATTGTCAGGTTTAGGTGGCGTCAGAAAATTTGCATAACAAGGCAATGAATCGGACTAAAAACGCTTGGCTTAGTTCGCTGCGCTCACTAGTATAGCCAAGCGTTTTTAGCCGCTTATCGCAAGCGTTAGCTGTTCAATCAAATCACGGAGTAGTAAATTAAAATATGGAGTCAGTTGCTCTAATAAAGACCATTGCCTTGATAGGTCTATATGCTTTACCAATATTGCTTTTAATTATTTCCTTTTTTAGTCATCGAAAGATGAAATCATGGGAATACATCTTTTTATCAGTTTCTCTTTTAGTATGTGCATCGGTTATTCTAGTTACCGTACATAAGATGCAAATGATGTCTGATGACATAGTCGCGCAAAACTATGATTTAAAACTAAATCAGTTAGAAAAATCTAATGGCCAAATAAAGCAAAACCAAGGTGTTATAAAACGCTTAATCGAAAATGGTGAAACAGAAGAGAAAATAATTTATGAACTAGGGCCATTGAAGGAACTCCTAGATAAACAGGAAACGGAGGATTTAAGTTATTTTAAATCTTGGTTATTTGTATTTGAGGTAATTAGTGCCTTGTTTGCAATCCCCCTTTCTGTAAATTTTTTCGTTCATGGTGTTACAACCCGCCATCAAACTACCAGTGTATACGAAATACCGGTAGAAATTTATTCAAGGCTTGGGAAGCTAGAGAGCAGTGTAGCAATTTTGGCTGCTGCTAATATAGTGCTAATTATTGTAGTGATAGTTAGTATGATCAGCTAACAAGCAAATGAACTGGGACATAAAATCGCGGGCTCTTTTCGCTTCGCTCAAGTTTAGCCCACAATTTTAAGCCCGTTATTTGGGCGTTAGAGTTACAGTGTTCAAACAAGGAGTGTGTATGAAAATGATATTTAGCATTGAAGCTAGAAAACTATATGTTCAATCTTCTACTTTTTCTGGAACATATCCAGCTACTAGTGGACGGGGAGAGTGCAGAAATAATAACTCAAAATCATGTCAAAAAGCAGAGTGGCAAGGCCCAATTCCTGTTGGAAATTATATTATTAGGTCTTCTGACCTGAGTGATCCTGGAATTATAGGTGACCTTGCTCGCAATACTAGAGGTGACTGGGGCGACTGGAGAGTTAGACTTATACCCGCAACTGGGACTCAGACTTATGGCCGTAAAGGTTTTTTCTTACATGGAGGTAGTAAATCTGGATCTGCGGGTTGTATTGATATAGGAGGAGGAATCAGTGGCTCTAGAGAAACCAACCTAATAAAGTCAATGATTATGGCAAGCGGTACAGTGCAGTTAGAAGTTAGGTAAGTCACAAATGAAATCCTTCTTTTTACACCTAAGTATTGTGGTTATTTTAAGCGCCATATTGTTCACGTTTAATGTTTTTAGCTCAAATTTAAATTACGGCTATATCATTGTTTTAATTTTAAGTTTAATTGTTTTTTATCTATTTAAATTAGGTAATATCTTTTACGTTTTAATATCGTGGTTTACAGTGCTCTCTATTGATAAATTTTTTGAGTTTTATGCCTTGCTACCAGGTAAAGCGTACGATGGATTTATCTATATTTGCGTAAATGCATTAATTCTAAGTTTCCCATTGATTATCATAAAAATAGTTTTTTATATTTCTAAGCAAGTAACTCTAACAAGAAAATAAACAGGACTTAAAACTGTGGGCTATTTTCGCTTCGCTCAAGTTTAGCCCACAGTTTTAAGCCCGTTATTTAAGCGTTATGTACCACCACAAAATCAAGGATGAAAATCAATCAAGGCAAGCACTCTTTTCTGAATTTATTCGCACGTTCATGTGTTTTTCGCCGTTAACGTTTAAAGCTTTTATCAAGAACAATTAGCGGCTCAAAATTCAGATTTAGTGTGTTGTGGTGGCGGGTAGCTGGCAGGTTGGGTTCAAATACTTTCTAAGTTTGGCTTTTAATCCAAACCTCAGTAAAGTAAGAAAAATTACATAACAAAACAATCAAACGGACGCGTAACGCTTGGCTCGCGCTCGTGCCTCGCTTAGTTTAGCCAAGCATTACTTGCCGTTTATTGCGGCGTTATGCCCACCCACAAAATCAGAATTTAATAATCTGCTAGTTCAGCCTTTTTTTATTTAAGATCGGGTGTGATTCATTCTTTGGTGTTGTGAGTTATTGGGTACTAGCAAAGTAAAGTTGTGTTGGCTAAATGAGTTTTTCGCCAATCTAATCTTGTAGTTACCGCTCAATCAGGTATGGTTGCTTTCGAGTATTTAGTTTGCAGGTAAATTAGGTTTTTCCTGCTATTCAAGTTGCAAATTTTGACATTGGTTCCAAGCAGGCTAGGGTGTATCGCTAATTCTAGTATTGGCGTGTGGCTCAAAAGGCAGGCATCGAGTGTTGTGGGTGCAATAGCTGTTGTATCTTCCGCCTCTTCTACAAGCATTGGCAGTGTTGTTAGGCTTTAGTGGCCTCAGAGGGTTTGCATAACAAGGCAATGAATCGGACTTAAAACAGCTGGCTCGATTCGCTGCGCTCACAAGTATAGCCAGCTGTTTTAAGCCGCTTATCGCAAGCGTTATGTACCACCACAATTTCAAGGATGAATGTTAATAAATTCAAGCGCCCTTTTCTGAATTTATTCGCGCGTTCATGCGTTTTTCGCCGTTAGCATTTAGTGCTTTTTTCGAGAACAGTTTGCGGCTCAAAATTCAGATTCTGTGTGTTGTGGTGGCGAGTGGCTGGCAGGTTCAGTACGTATACTTTCTAGGTTTAGCTTTTATTCTAACTCTCCGTAAAGTAAGGTAAATTACATAACAAGCAAATTAACTGGGACTTAAAACTGCGGGCTCTTTTCGCTTCGCTCAAGTTTAGCCCACAATTTTAAGCCCGTTATTTGGGCGTTATGTACCACCACAATGCCAAGGATGAAAGCTAGTCAAATCAAGCGCTTTTTTCAGAATTTATAAGCACGTTCATGTGTTTTTCGCCGATAGTATTTAGTGCTTTTTTCAAGAACAGTTTGCGGCTCAAAATTCAGGCTTTGTGTGTTGTGGTGGCAAGTAGCTGGCAGGCTGGGTTCAAATACTTTCTAAGGTTGGCTTTTAACCCAACCCAATGTAAAGTAAGAAAAATTACATAACAAAACAATCAATCGGACGCGTAACGCTTGGCTCGCGCTCGTGCCTCGCGGATTTTAGCCAAGCATTACTTGCCGTTTATTGCGGCGTTAGGCTTTTATGGAGCATATGAGTAAATTCAGCATAAAATCCAACATTTGCCCTGATTCTTCCGAAATAACATACACCACTTTCTATGATGGTAAAAAATGCCAACATCAAGAAGTTACAGGAAAAATTGCAAAGAGAAGATTAGCTTTGGAGTACATAGTTAGAGACTTGTCTTCTTGTTTTGAATATCTACATTTACTCAAAAGCTGCCAAGAATCAGAAATAGCAAAACCTATATATGATGCCTTTGTTATTAAATATGGAAAGTGTTTTGCTTCAGGCAATGAACGTGGGCTGTCTTTAAAACCCAAAAATTATTTTCAAAATGAATCTATGTTTTATAAGACTCACCTAAACATTATAAAAACCAGAAACAAATATGTAGCTCATTCGGATAGTAGTGTTTATGAGCAAGGAGAGGTTTATTTAGCGACTAATGGCAGCGAGTCAAAGGTTTTTATTCCTGTAATCAACTACTCTCACCCAACAGATAAATCACTTGATCGG is a window of Thalassotalea euphylliae DNA encoding:
- a CDS encoding CapA family protein; its protein translation is MNIFGSSLPKLSTTAVLFATLAPSFASNAATHFEAAVADENNRPIKDVEITVNGKKVSSSKNGKFKLALPEQDYYQVEFSKANYYSRVHTYSHEELANLNTAEPFQLIKKKAGRVMFAFGGDVMMGRRYYKPYFDDPVLIKPDSILQDSKALVEHVKPYMSVADVAAVNLETQLSAHEPSQRMNKSVTFYSAPETIEALQWAGVDYVTLGNNHTYDYMDEGLISTLNALDKAELPYSGAGYNEAQALKPHQMKVNGQALGLLGYVGWHGSKKPTQTADANQGGAAFGNMKNITESVSNAKQQGMLPIVQYHGGLEYVKEPTGVTEQRLKSAVNEGAALIVAHHPHVTQGIELYQGKLIAYSMGNFIFDQNFSATQHSYILYVWLDDGEFSRAELVPIYVRDYKPTPAMDNERNRALTRIATLSAKRNTHIIDHHGHGVIYASNTAKDNSQQKYTVDFSQQTTAAIPYKTWSENISTVKLPDASLYYRLGNNLVNGSDFEQFKWFDSPERNFKLPDNWQLVPNGHQSDQAMQITVDNKSSSLFGMKHFRRVYTADNPMTMSVQAKTDKPVKVNVYWQGRRSGQKLLDAYATSPKQFIQSFELTKSLDWQALEVEFDSPRIRYRSYRVLVEFENMGNDDANVLLDNFALVEWHTAFQQNVKPFTLDEDGQMADYIGVSKTVGKAVRINSH
- a CDS encoding tlde1 domain-containing protein, whose amino-acid sequence is MKMIFSIEARKLYVQSSTFSGTYPATSGRGECRNNNSKSCQKAEWQGPIPVGNYIIRSSDLSDPGIIGDLARNTRGDWGDWRVRLIPATGTQTYGRKGFFLHGGSKSGSAGCIDIGGGISGSRETNLIKSMIMASGTVQLEVR
- a CDS encoding TetR/AcrR family transcriptional regulator, translating into MPKSTSKIVNAARECFFQHGYNASNVSLIARYADISRATIYKTFSSKEALFQAMVKSQFAEYEIAVSTYAASKQDFWQDTEQLFVNRCQGMFDDIPSQLIRTELVHAGHTLCQDLIDSEQEEMQSAIVKRLEAEIAAGRLTLARINMTPAQFANAMQSMPIGIFFSSSEADDLGTLKQVLTIFSVSTRVDNESTE
- a CDS encoding efflux RND transporter periplasmic adaptor subunit codes for the protein MTALLLQACSEQVVEVKEKPPLVVQLTEVKATNVNEVYEFPALVSAVKDVDVKFEVSGRLIEEQLVEGSVVKKGEVLAKIDPAPFRRKVEESRTRHQDAARSLRRIKEVHAKNVASQRELDDAQSLFTLTKIALEDAEQDLSYCTIRAPFDAVIGTRLIENNSYVRAGDTVANIQDRSELYFSFEVPERVMTANAGNRQIKATASVIGHEQQIFDIHYVEHETTPDPVAQTYKITFAIDGEVTELFYPGSRATVKITNNDQVQEALLVPLNALTGSKDKGFYVWLFDADTSTVNKASVDITAIKGEYAIIASGLTSGNKVVSAAVQQMREALKVKEYQADF